One genomic segment of Arthrobacter sp. zg-Y1110 includes these proteins:
- a CDS encoding S9 family peptidase, producing the protein MTTPLPPVAKKVPTGRTRHGDTFIDNYEWLREKENPEVVEHLKAENAYSAAMTADQEELRGQIFNEIKNRTEETDLSVPARKKGWWYYTRTEEGKQYAIHCRTAAQDTGNLDADWTPPAVVPGVPVPGEQILVDGNAEAEGKPFFSLGGLAVTEDGNLLAYSEDNAGDERFTLRIKDLRTGDLLPDVISNVFYSLAFSPDGRRVFYTVVDDSWRPYQVKAHTLGTPVEDDVVIYQEDDIAMWTGFDLSADRRQLLIGISSSEYSEYRVLDFDDPSDTVRTLIPRSERILYEAEPLTLDGARKYLVTHNRNALNSMLSLVAEEEFAKPLADQHWDTVIAHDDTVRVNGAAVTRTHVLVSVRKDTTERVQILPVEGLGTPAQSAPVEPAFDEELYTANLANAEFDSPIARLSYTSYLTPPRVYDYVLATGELELRKETPVKGGYRSEEYVAEREWATAADGTRIPLSVIRRADLQQDGSNPALVYAYGSYELSMDPAFNIARLSLLDRGVVYVVAHIRGGGEMGRAWYDNGKKLNKKNTFTDFVDATDWVAASGWADPDRIAAMGGSAGGLLMGAVANLAPEKYRAIVAQVPFVDALTTILDPELPLSALEWEEWGNPITDPEVYRYMKEYSPYENIRAVDYPQIAAVTSFNDTRVLYVEPAKWVAQLRETTTGSEPIVLKIEMDGGHGGASGRYEAWKDRAWDYAFILSALGARELLPADRRENAA; encoded by the coding sequence ATGACTACTCCCCTTCCTCCGGTTGCCAAGAAAGTCCCCACCGGACGTACCCGCCACGGTGACACGTTCATTGACAACTATGAGTGGCTCCGGGAGAAGGAAAACCCGGAGGTGGTGGAACACCTCAAGGCAGAGAACGCCTACTCCGCCGCGATGACGGCAGATCAGGAAGAGCTGCGCGGGCAGATCTTCAACGAAATCAAGAACCGCACCGAGGAAACGGACCTGTCCGTTCCGGCACGCAAAAAGGGCTGGTGGTATTACACCCGCACCGAGGAAGGCAAGCAGTACGCCATCCACTGCCGCACGGCCGCGCAGGACACCGGGAACCTCGACGCCGATTGGACGCCGCCCGCCGTCGTCCCCGGTGTTCCGGTTCCGGGCGAGCAGATCCTCGTGGACGGCAACGCCGAGGCCGAAGGCAAGCCGTTCTTCTCGCTCGGCGGCCTGGCGGTCACCGAAGACGGCAACCTGCTGGCCTACTCCGAGGACAACGCCGGAGATGAGCGGTTCACGCTGCGGATCAAGGATCTGCGCACCGGCGACCTGCTGCCGGACGTCATTTCCAACGTCTTCTACTCGTTGGCCTTTTCCCCCGACGGCCGCCGCGTCTTCTACACCGTGGTGGATGATTCCTGGCGTCCGTACCAGGTCAAGGCCCACACGCTCGGCACCCCGGTGGAGGACGACGTCGTCATCTACCAGGAAGACGACATCGCCATGTGGACCGGCTTCGATCTCTCGGCGGACCGCCGGCAGCTGCTGATCGGCATCAGCAGTTCCGAGTACAGCGAATACCGGGTCCTGGACTTCGACGACCCCTCCGACACCGTCCGCACGCTGATCCCGCGCAGCGAGCGCATCCTTTACGAAGCCGAGCCGCTGACCCTGGACGGCGCACGCAAATACCTGGTGACGCACAACCGGAACGCCCTGAACTCGATGCTCTCGCTCGTTGCCGAAGAGGAATTCGCCAAGCCGCTGGCGGACCAGCACTGGGACACTGTCATTGCCCACGATGACACCGTGCGCGTCAACGGTGCCGCCGTAACCCGCACCCATGTGCTCGTGTCGGTCCGCAAGGACACCACCGAGCGGGTGCAGATCCTCCCTGTGGAAGGTCTGGGCACCCCGGCGCAGAGCGCGCCCGTGGAACCTGCCTTCGACGAAGAGCTTTACACGGCCAACCTGGCCAACGCCGAGTTTGATTCCCCGATCGCCCGCCTCAGCTACACCTCCTACCTCACGCCTCCGCGCGTCTACGACTACGTGCTGGCCACCGGAGAGCTGGAGCTGCGGAAGGAAACCCCTGTGAAGGGCGGTTACCGTTCCGAGGAGTACGTGGCCGAGCGGGAATGGGCGACGGCGGCGGACGGCACCCGCATTCCGCTCTCCGTCATCCGCCGGGCGGACCTGCAGCAGGACGGCAGCAACCCGGCACTGGTCTACGCGTACGGCAGCTACGAGCTGAGCATGGATCCGGCGTTCAACATCGCCCGGCTGTCGCTGCTGGACCGCGGCGTCGTCTACGTGGTGGCGCACATCCGCGGCGGCGGCGAGATGGGCCGCGCCTGGTATGACAACGGCAAGAAGCTGAACAAGAAGAACACCTTCACCGACTTCGTGGATGCCACGGACTGGGTTGCCGCCTCGGGCTGGGCGGATCCGGACCGGATCGCCGCAATGGGCGGTTCCGCCGGCGGGCTGCTGATGGGCGCCGTCGCAAACCTGGCCCCGGAAAAGTACCGTGCCATCGTGGCACAGGTGCCTTTCGTGGATGCACTGACCACCATCCTGGATCCCGAGCTGCCGTTGTCGGCCCTGGAATGGGAGGAATGGGGAAACCCCATCACCGATCCGGAGGTCTACCGGTACATGAAGGAGTACAGCCCGTACGAGAACATCCGGGCCGTGGACTACCCGCAGATCGCGGCGGTCACCAGCTTCAACGACACCCGCGTGCTGTACGTCGAACCGGCCAAGTGGGTGGCGCAGCTGCGCGAGACCACTACCGGCAGCGAACCGATCGTCCTGAAGATCGAAATGGACGGCGGCCACGGCGGAGCATCGGGCCGGTACGAGGCGTGGAAGGACCGGGCGTGGGACTACGCGTTTATCCTGTCCGCGCTCGGCGCCCGGGAACTGCTCCCCGCCGACCGCCGGGAAAACGCAGCCTAG
- a CDS encoding LacI family DNA-binding transcriptional regulator codes for MSSLKPGPRNGAVKPRRSSPTLEDVAALSGVSRSTVSRAINGGARVSAQTQAAIDAAIGELGFTPNRAARSLATSRADSIALVIPEPDGRVLVDPFFAMTLNGITEALKDTEVQLVLLIARQGEKEGQFIRYLRSGHVDGAIIVSHHKADALETELADATLPAVFIGRPWQDRAGLAFVDTDNRTGGLLAARHLTGRGYRRIATVTGPADMTAAQDRTEGWRLGLAEAGLEPAGVESGHFTTEGGAAAAARLLDADPGIDAIFAASDPMALGVLEVLRGRGLSVPGDVALVGYDNHRLASSSTPGLTTVVNPMVEMARRAAEMLLREIEEPGSHLEPVVYPPELVVRESA; via the coding sequence ATGAGCAGCCTTAAGCCCGGGCCCCGGAACGGGGCGGTGAAACCCCGACGCAGCAGCCCCACGCTGGAAGACGTGGCGGCGCTGTCCGGTGTTTCCCGCTCGACCGTCTCCCGAGCCATCAACGGCGGTGCCCGGGTCAGCGCCCAGACGCAGGCCGCCATCGACGCGGCGATTGGGGAGTTGGGTTTCACGCCCAACCGTGCGGCCCGTTCCCTGGCCACCAGCCGCGCCGATTCCATTGCCCTGGTGATCCCGGAGCCGGATGGCCGGGTCCTGGTGGATCCCTTCTTCGCCATGACGTTGAACGGAATCACGGAGGCGTTGAAGGATACCGAGGTGCAGCTGGTACTGCTGATTGCCCGGCAGGGGGAGAAGGAAGGGCAGTTCATCCGATACCTGCGCAGCGGACACGTGGACGGAGCCATCATCGTTTCCCACCACAAAGCCGATGCCCTGGAAACCGAACTGGCGGACGCAACGCTGCCCGCCGTGTTCATCGGCCGGCCGTGGCAGGACCGCGCCGGGCTGGCTTTCGTGGATACGGATAACCGAACCGGCGGACTGCTCGCTGCCCGGCACCTTACGGGCCGCGGCTACCGGCGGATCGCCACGGTCACCGGGCCGGCGGACATGACGGCCGCCCAGGACCGGACCGAAGGATGGCGGCTGGGACTGGCCGAGGCCGGCCTGGAACCGGCCGGCGTCGAATCCGGACACTTCACCACCGAGGGCGGTGCAGCTGCCGCGGCCCGCTTGCTCGACGCCGACCCGGGCATAGACGCCATCTTTGCCGCCTCCGACCCGATGGCGCTGGGCGTACTGGAGGTGCTGCGCGGGCGCGGACTGTCCGTGCCCGGCGACGTGGCGCTGGTGGGATACGACAACCACCGGCTCGCATCCTCCAGCACGCCGGGCCTCACCACGGTGGTCAACCCGATGGTCGAGATGGCCCGGCGGGCCGCAGAGATGCTGCTGCGCGAAATCGAAGAGCCGGGTTCACATCTGGAGCCTGTCGTCTACCCGCCGGAACTGGTGGTCCGGGAGTCCGCCTAG